A region of Methyloversatilis discipulorum DNA encodes the following proteins:
- a CDS encoding ShlB/FhaC/HecB family hemolysin secretion/activation protein has protein sequence MSLAHRIVCCALALLGTLPVLAREPAERLLDEQRQAAERSRLERDALPPADAPAPALNVRPDSVAEDGVVIERPSIEIDAAGLLPAHALASLTDEFSSVSLGVRRIALLLRRVDARLVEAGWITSRSRLVTLDPARSLLRIGVVPGRVEAIRSNDAPPSAVARAFPLAAGDVLTQEALEQGIQQINRLRMMQAQVRVLPGAQDGGSVIDLALPRVRSTSVSIGADNLGTRSTGTGRARVGLRFGNRLGLFEDIQLMHLRSAHSEALLASLSVPDGFNTWSATLSGSSSDSTLAGLSFDSSARTAVIGWNLVLALDAERRDALDLSVQRTRIARTLGPIELDTRRSTVARLAWSRTGRFGQAQYFVEPSLSVGLRSFGAEVDAERLPASHTHYQFAKWSLAAAAVARDDRGRVEFASQLTVQRTGVSLPGAEQLLLGGLNTVRGFDEAAVAGDTGYLLRCEVRFPTAFGRDTHVGAPFVHFDQGATRLIDGPRMTLAGVGAGVRGSTPDFVWEAVISTPLRRPETLPDSGWTFRFALGYAI, from the coding sequence ATGTCGCTCGCCCACCGCATCGTCTGCTGCGCCCTTGCCCTGCTCGGCACGCTCCCGGTGCTGGCGCGCGAGCCGGCCGAGCGCCTGCTCGACGAACAGCGGCAGGCTGCGGAGCGCTCGCGACTGGAACGCGACGCACTGCCCCCTGCAGACGCACCCGCTCCGGCGCTGAACGTGCGGCCCGATTCGGTCGCCGAGGACGGCGTCGTAATCGAGCGGCCATCGATAGAGATCGACGCCGCAGGCCTGCTGCCGGCGCATGCGCTGGCCTCGCTCACCGACGAGTTCTCCTCCGTGTCGCTCGGCGTACGGCGCATCGCGCTGCTGCTTCGCCGCGTGGACGCCCGGCTGGTCGAGGCGGGCTGGATCACCAGCCGGTCCCGTCTGGTCACCCTCGACCCCGCGCGAAGCCTGCTCCGTATCGGGGTGGTACCCGGCCGTGTCGAGGCCATCCGCTCGAACGACGCGCCACCGTCGGCAGTGGCCCGGGCCTTTCCGCTGGCTGCCGGTGACGTATTGACGCAGGAGGCGCTCGAACAGGGCATACAGCAGATCAACCGGCTCCGCATGATGCAGGCTCAGGTGCGTGTGCTGCCGGGAGCGCAGGACGGCGGAAGCGTGATCGACCTCGCGCTGCCGCGCGTACGGAGCACCTCGGTCTCCATCGGCGCCGACAACCTGGGTACGCGGTCGACCGGAACCGGCCGCGCCCGCGTAGGCCTGCGTTTCGGCAATCGCCTCGGACTGTTCGAGGACATCCAGCTCATGCATCTGCGCAGCGCCCACAGTGAGGCCCTGCTGGCGTCGCTGTCGGTGCCCGATGGCTTCAACACCTGGTCGGCGACGCTGTCCGGCTCCAGTTCGGACAGCACGCTCGCCGGGCTGTCCTTCGACAGCTCGGCACGGACTGCCGTTATCGGCTGGAACCTGGTGCTCGCGCTCGACGCAGAGCGACGCGATGCGCTCGATCTGAGCGTCCAGCGCACGCGCATCGCACGCACGCTCGGACCGATCGAACTCGACACCCGGCGCAGCACCGTGGCGCGCCTTGCCTGGAGCCGCACCGGGCGCTTCGGCCAGGCCCAGTACTTCGTAGAACCTTCGCTGTCGGTCGGGCTGCGGTCCTTCGGCGCCGAGGTCGATGCAGAGCGACTGCCGGCCAGTCACACCCACTACCAGTTTGCCAAGTGGTCGCTGGCCGCTGCGGCCGTGGCGCGGGACGACCGCGGGCGCGTCGAATTCGCGTCGCAACTGACGGTACAGCGCACCGGCGTCAGCCTGCCCGGCGCAGAACAGTTGCTGCTCGGAGGATTGAACACGGTGCGCGGCTTTGACGAGGCGGCGGTGGCCGGCGATACCGGCTACCTGCTGCGCTGCGAAGTGCGCTTCCCGACCGCTTTCGGCCGCGACACGCATGTGGGCGCGCCGTTCGTCCATTTCGATCAAGGGGCGACGCGGCTGATCGACGGGCCGCGCATGACACTCGCGGGCGTCGGAGCCGGTGTGCGTGGCAGCACACCGGACTTCGTCTGGGAAGCCGTCATCAGCACACCACTGCGCCGCCCCGAAACGCTTCCCGACAGCGGATGGACCTTCCGCTTTGCCCTTGGCTATGCCATCTGA
- a CDS encoding peptidylprolyl isomerase — protein MTPLRTSICVTLLAFAVAVSAASPPDQRTAAAAATQTLAHDLLWRRALAAGFDDGAGASDPDRRQAAIDAYVGSRIRPVEPSEQALQARYRDLIGRTGPQEYRIRLLQSDDAAAVRRAHERAQAGVPFAHLASELSRVPSAARGGDLGWVGFALPPTLGQTNGLPLEIARVLPHLAPGELSEPLALADSWALVLLEAVRDTQRPSFESVRETLRALFLRESALAQARALGEEIVREAMSSRP, from the coding sequence ATGACCCCGCTTCGAACCTCGATCTGCGTCACGCTGCTGGCATTCGCGGTAGCGGTGTCCGCCGCCAGTCCGCCGGACCAACGCACGGCCGCGGCCGCCGCGACGCAGACCCTTGCGCACGACCTGCTGTGGCGGCGCGCGCTGGCAGCCGGTTTCGATGATGGCGCCGGCGCTTCCGACCCCGACCGGAGGCAGGCGGCGATCGACGCCTACGTCGGCAGCCGCATCCGGCCCGTCGAACCGAGCGAACAGGCGCTGCAGGCGCGCTATCGCGACCTGATCGGGAGGACGGGACCGCAGGAGTACCGCATCAGGCTGCTGCAGAGCGACGACGCCGCGGCCGTGAGGCGGGCGCATGAGCGCGCGCAGGCCGGCGTTCCGTTCGCGCACCTTGCCAGCGAACTGTCCCGCGTGCCGTCGGCTGCGCGTGGGGGAGATCTGGGTTGGGTCGGCTTTGCCTTGCCGCCGACATTGGGGCAGACGAACGGTCTGCCGCTGGAGATTGCCCGTGTGCTGCCGCATCTCGCGCCCGGAGAATTGAGCGAGCCACTGGCGCTGGCCGACAGCTGGGCTCTCGTGCTGCTCGAAGCGGTGCGCGATACGCAGCGGCCGTCTTTCGAAAGCGTGCGCGAAACGCTGCGCGCGCTCTTCCTGCGCGAATCGGCGCTGGCGCAGGCGCGCGCACTGGGTGAGGAAATCGTCCGCGAAGCCATGAGCTCGCGACCGTGA